A single region of the Streptomyces vilmorinianum genome encodes:
- a CDS encoding lasso peptide biosynthesis B2 protein — protein MNVSGPWRRAQVHGVVALARLLARRPPGRIRAVLVRVSRGARPAGYADARAAREAVTAVSPACGRPEACLPLSLATVLLCRLGGAWPTWCVGVRTLPPFGAHAWVEAEGRAVGEPHPPGYFQTFFTVP, from the coding sequence ATGAACGTCTCCGGTCCGTGGCGGCGCGCCCAGGTCCACGGGGTGGTCGCGCTCGCCCGGCTGCTGGCCCGCCGGCCACCCGGCCGCATCCGCGCGGTGCTCGTCCGGGTGAGCCGGGGCGCCCGTCCGGCCGGGTACGCCGACGCCAGGGCGGCCAGGGAGGCCGTCACCGCGGTGAGTCCGGCCTGCGGCAGGCCCGAGGCCTGTCTGCCGCTGTCGCTGGCCACGGTGCTGCTGTGCCGCCTCGGCGGTGCGTGGCCGACCTGGTGCGTGGGGGTGCGCACCCTCCCGCCGTTCGGCGCGCACGCCTGGGTCGAGGCGGAGGGCAGGGCCGTCGGCGAACCGCATCCGCCCGGCTACTTCCAGACCTTCTTCACCGTTCCCTGA
- a CDS encoding lasso peptide biosynthesis PqqD family chaperone, with amino-acid sequence MTPRLRSGVSFAQTDYGLALLDERQGTYWQLNPTGAQVLRALLDGRTAEQAVRELTAEYAIDDDSAHHDVQELLTALFASGLLVREEQEEREEREGSRP; translated from the coding sequence ATGACGCCACGACTGCGCAGCGGCGTGTCCTTCGCGCAGACCGACTACGGTCTCGCGCTGCTCGACGAGCGACAGGGAACCTACTGGCAGCTGAACCCCACAGGAGCTCAGGTGCTGCGCGCCCTGCTCGACGGGCGGACGGCGGAGCAGGCCGTACGGGAACTGACCGCCGAGTACGCCATCGACGACGACAGCGCCCACCACGACGTGCAGGAGCTGCTCACCGCCCTCTTCGCCTCGGGCCTGCTGGTACGGGAGGAACAGGAGGAACGGGAGGAACGGGAGGGGAGCCGTCCATGA
- a CDS encoding asparagine synthase-related protein yields MPDPSQLALVPSWFAVLPDSPSAAPAASALRAYAPRTVLHPSGRPWIVGRWDRGALTAGHAGRNALALAGEHTAGSRRLDEAAAALRTVTDADTFARATPGSFHLIASVDGRVRVQGTVSGLRRVYRADIDGVTVASDRADVLALLAHSGPDERRLAVLLLDPPQLHPVTARPVWSGVRLVPADSCLLLDAEGTPRQLRRWRPPEPEVPLAEGAVALRAALAEAVEARTGGRALISSDLSGLDSTSLCALAARGDTEVVACTAASEDPLDEDVRWAGITAAALRRVEHHIVPAEDMPGIYQGLLALTPPLDEPMDEPCGGIADHARWLAIVRPAVARGSPCHLTGYGGDELLSSAPLHVRTLLYRRPAAGLRLLRGLAAQYGWPRAETLRQLRALPPYGSWLRGAADRLTTPPPPQPVPQLDWGPTPRLAPWVTAEAADAVRELIRAEAATARPLAAVPGLHDDLDGLGEAARAVRLISGPAARLGLTLSAPYFDDRVVEAALSVRPEDKRQPWTYKPLLQAAMRGIVPEAGLHRPAKSGGLCDLDAALRANRAELLALFEGSRLGRLGLLDEAAMRRICGGPLQHQPYDLHDALYQAVACETWLRTWERAAAHPTTVGARP; encoded by the coding sequence GTGCCCGACCCCTCCCAACTCGCTCTCGTCCCCTCCTGGTTCGCCGTCCTCCCGGACAGCCCGTCAGCCGCCCCGGCGGCCTCGGCACTGCGTGCGTACGCGCCGCGGACCGTCCTTCATCCGTCCGGGCGGCCCTGGATCGTCGGCCGATGGGACCGGGGTGCCCTGACGGCCGGACATGCGGGGAGAAACGCGCTCGCGCTGGCCGGAGAGCACACGGCCGGATCGCGGCGGCTCGACGAGGCCGCCGCGGCTCTGCGTACGGTCACCGACGCCGACACCTTCGCGCGCGCCACACCCGGCAGCTTCCATCTGATCGCCTCCGTCGACGGGCGGGTACGCGTCCAGGGCACGGTGTCGGGCCTCCGGCGCGTCTACCGCGCCGACATCGACGGCGTCACGGTGGCCTCCGACCGGGCCGACGTCCTCGCGCTCCTGGCCCACAGCGGCCCCGACGAACGGCGACTGGCCGTCCTGCTCCTCGACCCGCCGCAGCTCCACCCGGTCACGGCGCGGCCCGTGTGGAGCGGTGTGCGTCTCGTACCGGCGGACAGCTGTCTGCTGCTGGACGCCGAAGGGACACCGCGGCAGCTGCGCCGGTGGCGGCCGCCCGAGCCCGAGGTGCCGCTGGCCGAGGGAGCCGTGGCGCTGCGCGCGGCCCTGGCGGAGGCCGTGGAGGCCCGGACCGGCGGGCGCGCCCTGATCAGCAGCGATCTGAGCGGGCTCGACTCGACCTCGCTGTGCGCGCTCGCGGCGCGCGGCGACACCGAGGTCGTCGCCTGCACCGCCGCGAGCGAGGACCCGCTGGACGAGGACGTCCGGTGGGCGGGCATCACGGCCGCCGCGCTGAGGCGCGTCGAGCATCACATCGTCCCGGCCGAGGACATGCCGGGGATCTACCAGGGGCTGCTCGCCCTCACACCGCCGCTCGACGAGCCGATGGACGAGCCGTGCGGCGGCATCGCCGACCACGCGCGCTGGCTCGCCATCGTCCGCCCGGCCGTCGCCCGCGGCTCCCCCTGCCACCTCACCGGCTACGGAGGCGACGAACTGCTGAGCAGCGCCCCCCTCCACGTCCGGACGCTGCTGTACCGCCGCCCCGCGGCGGGCCTGCGGCTGCTGCGCGGCCTCGCCGCGCAGTACGGGTGGCCGCGCGCCGAGACGCTCAGGCAGCTTCGTGCCCTTCCCCCGTACGGCAGCTGGCTGCGCGGGGCCGCGGACCGGCTCACCACTCCCCCTCCGCCCCAGCCCGTGCCGCAGCTCGACTGGGGCCCCACGCCGCGCCTCGCCCCCTGGGTCACGGCCGAGGCGGCCGACGCGGTACGGGAGCTGATCCGGGCCGAGGCCGCCACCGCGCGGCCCCTGGCCGCGGTCCCCGGCCTGCACGACGACCTCGACGGCCTGGGGGAGGCGGCCCGCGCGGTCCGGCTCATCAGCGGGCCCGCCGCACGTCTCGGGCTCACCCTGTCCGCCCCCTACTTCGACGACCGGGTCGTCGAGGCCGCGCTGTCGGTGCGTCCGGAGGACAAGCGGCAGCCGTGGACGTACAAACCCCTGCTCCAGGCGGCGATGCGCGGCATCGTGCCCGAGGCCGGGCTGCACCGGCCGGCCAAGTCCGGCGGGCTCTGCGATCTGGACGCGGCGCTGCGGGCGAACCGCGCGGAGCTCCTCGCCCTGTTCGAGGGCTCCCGGCTCGGCCGGCTCGGTCTCCTGGACGAGGCCGCAATGCGCCGTATCTGCGGCGGCCCGCTCCAGCATCAGCCGTACGACCTGCACGACGCCCTGTACCAGGCCGTGGCCTGCGAGACCTGGCTGCGCACCTGGGAGCGGGCCGCCGCGCACCCGACCACGGTGGGAGCACGACCATGA
- a CDS encoding keywimysin-related RiPP, which produces MRAYERPTLIRVGSFRKETGHFRKGKGPPDILFKGNLL; this is translated from the coding sequence ATGCGTGCCTACGAGCGTCCCACCCTGATCCGGGTCGGCTCCTTCCGTAAGGAGACCGGGCATTTCCGTAAGGGCAAGGGACCGCCCGACATCCTGTTCAAGGGCAACCTGCTGTGA
- a CDS encoding argininosuccinate synthase — translation MAERVVLAYSGGLDTSVAIGWIAEETGAEVIAVAVDVGQGGEDLDVIRKRALACGAVEAEVADAKDEFADEYCLPAIKANALYMDRYPLVSALSRPTIVKHLVAAAEKHGAGIVAHGCTGKGNDQVRFEAGIQALGPDLKCIAPVRDYAMTRDKAIAFAEKANLPIATTKKSPYSIDQNVFGRAVETGFLEDIWNAPIEDIYEYTQNPAVPREADEVVISFKEGVPVAVDGRPVTVLQAIQQLNERAGAQGIGRIDMVEDRLVGIKSREVYEAPGAIALITAHQELENVTVERELARYKRQVEQRWGEMVYDGLWFSPLKRALDGFINEANQHVTGDIRMTLHGGRAVVTGRRSEESLYDFNLATYDSGDTFDQSKAQGFIDIFALSAKIAARRDLRA, via the coding sequence GTGGCCGAGCGCGTCGTACTCGCCTACTCGGGCGGTCTGGACACCTCCGTCGCCATCGGCTGGATCGCCGAGGAGACGGGCGCCGAGGTCATCGCCGTCGCGGTGGACGTCGGTCAGGGCGGCGAGGACCTGGACGTCATCCGCAAGCGCGCGCTCGCCTGCGGTGCGGTCGAGGCCGAGGTCGCGGACGCCAAGGACGAGTTCGCCGACGAGTACTGCCTCCCGGCGATCAAGGCCAACGCCCTCTACATGGACCGCTATCCGCTGGTCTCGGCGCTCTCCCGGCCGACCATCGTCAAGCACCTCGTCGCCGCCGCCGAGAAGCACGGTGCCGGGATCGTCGCCCACGGCTGCACCGGCAAGGGCAACGACCAGGTGCGGTTCGAGGCCGGTATCCAGGCGCTCGGCCCTGACCTGAAGTGCATCGCCCCGGTCCGCGACTACGCTATGACCCGGGACAAGGCCATCGCCTTCGCCGAGAAGGCGAACCTGCCGATCGCGACCACCAAGAAGTCCCCGTACTCCATCGACCAGAACGTCTTCGGCCGCGCCGTCGAGACCGGATTCCTCGAGGACATCTGGAACGCGCCGATCGAGGACATCTACGAGTACACCCAGAACCCCGCCGTCCCGCGCGAGGCCGACGAGGTCGTCATCTCCTTCAAGGAGGGCGTCCCGGTCGCCGTCGACGGCAGGCCCGTCACCGTCCTCCAGGCGATCCAGCAGCTCAACGAGCGCGCCGGCGCCCAGGGCATCGGCCGGATCGACATGGTCGAGGACCGGCTCGTGGGCATCAAGTCCCGTGAGGTGTACGAGGCTCCGGGCGCGATCGCCCTGATCACCGCCCACCAGGAGCTGGAGAACGTCACCGTCGAGCGTGAACTGGCCCGCTACAAGCGGCAGGTCGAGCAGCGCTGGGGCGAGATGGTCTACGACGGCCTGTGGTTCTCCCCGCTCAAGCGCGCCCTGGACGGCTTCATCAACGAGGCCAACCAGCACGTCACCGGCGACATCCGGATGACCCTGCACGGCGGCCGCGCCGTCGTCACCGGCCGGAGGTCCGAGGAGTCGCTGTACGACTTCAACCTCGCCACCTACGACTCGGGCGACACGTTCGACCAGTCCAAGGCGCAGGGCTTCATCGACATCTTCGCGCTGTCGGCGAAGATCGCCGCACGGCGTGATCTGCGGGCGTAG
- the argH gene encoding argininosuccinate lyase, with protein MSSNNGDVRLWGGRFADGPAEALAKLSASVHFDWRLAPYDIAGSRAHARVLHKAGLLTEDELTRMLAGLDQLEADVADGSFVGTIADEDVHTALERGLLERLGPDLGGKLRAGRSRNDQVATLFRMYLRDHARIIGGLIADLQDALVGLAEAHPDVAMPGRTHLQHAQPVLFAHHVLAHVQSLSRDAERLRQWDTRTAVSPYGSGALAGSSLGLDPEAVAKDLGFERGSAGNSIDGTASRDFVAEFAFITAMIGVNLSRIAEEIIIWNTKEFSFVTLHDAFSTGSSIMPQKKNPDIAELARGKSGRLIGNLSGLMATLKALPLAYNRDLQEDKEPVFDSCDQLEVLLPAFTGMMATLTVNRERMEELAPAGFSLATDIAEWLVKQGVPFRVAHEVAGECVKVAEAEGKELDELTDEQFVKISEHLTPEVRTVLNVPGALASRDGRGGTAPSAVAAQLVEVKADLVIQHAWATAKN; from the coding sequence GTGAGCAGCAACAACGGTGACGTCCGGCTCTGGGGCGGCCGGTTCGCCGACGGCCCGGCCGAGGCCCTGGCGAAGCTGTCCGCGTCGGTCCACTTCGACTGGCGCCTCGCGCCCTACGACATCGCCGGTTCCCGCGCCCACGCGCGCGTGCTCCACAAGGCGGGGCTGCTCACCGAGGACGAGCTGACGCGCATGCTGGCCGGCCTCGACCAGCTCGAAGCCGACGTGGCGGACGGCTCCTTCGTCGGCACGATCGCCGACGAGGACGTCCACACCGCCCTGGAGCGCGGCCTCCTGGAGCGCCTCGGCCCCGACCTCGGCGGCAAGCTGCGCGCCGGCCGGTCCCGCAACGACCAGGTCGCCACCCTCTTCCGGATGTACCTGCGCGACCACGCCCGGATCATCGGCGGTCTGATCGCCGACCTCCAGGACGCGCTCGTCGGCCTCGCGGAGGCCCACCCGGACGTCGCCATGCCGGGCCGTACGCACCTCCAGCACGCCCAGCCGGTGCTCTTCGCCCATCACGTCCTCGCCCACGTCCAGTCCCTCTCCCGGGACGCCGAGCGGCTGCGGCAGTGGGACACCCGGACGGCGGTCTCTCCGTACGGCTCCGGCGCGCTGGCCGGCTCGTCCCTCGGGCTCGACCCGGAGGCGGTCGCCAAGGACCTCGGCTTCGAGCGGGGTTCGGCCGGCAACTCGATCGACGGCACGGCCTCCCGCGACTTCGTCGCCGAGTTCGCCTTCATCACCGCGATGATCGGGGTCAACCTCTCCCGTATCGCGGAGGAGATCATCATCTGGAACACGAAGGAGTTCTCCTTCGTGACCCTGCACGACGCCTTCTCCACCGGCTCGTCGATCATGCCGCAGAAGAAGAACCCGGACATCGCGGAGCTGGCCCGGGGCAAGTCGGGCCGTCTCATCGGCAACCTCAGCGGCCTGATGGCCACGCTCAAGGCCCTGCCGCTGGCCTACAACCGTGACCTCCAGGAGGACAAGGAGCCGGTCTTCGACTCCTGCGACCAGCTGGAGGTGCTGCTGCCCGCCTTCACCGGCATGATGGCCACGCTCACCGTCAACCGGGAGCGCATGGAGGAGCTGGCCCCGGCCGGCTTCTCGCTCGCGACCGACATCGCCGAGTGGCTCGTCAAGCAGGGCGTCCCCTTCCGGGTCGCGCACGAGGTGGCCGGCGAGTGCGTGAAGGTCGCCGAGGCGGAGGGCAAGGAGCTGGACGAGCTCACGGACGAGCAGTTCGTGAAGATCTCCGAGCACCTGACCCCCGAGGTCCGCACGGTCCTCAATGTCCCGGGCGCCCTGGCCTCCCGCGACGGCCGCGGCGGTACGGCTCCGTCGGCGGTCGCCGCCCAGCTGGTCGAGGTCAAGGCGGACCTGGTCATCCAGCACGCCTGGGCCACCGCCAAGAACTGA
- a CDS encoding HAD domain-containing protein produces MTKPLLLIDVDGPLNPYAAQPERRPEGYGTHRMRPGGWFETKPLRVWLNPAHGDELRALSEAYELVWATTWKGEANDWIGPHLGLPELPFVDWPQMHGKAPRGTFWKTRYILEYAAGRPFAWVDDDITPYDHEYVDQHHLAAALLLHVDPRLGLLRPDFDALADWAAAL; encoded by the coding sequence ATGACGAAGCCACTACTGCTGATCGACGTGGACGGGCCGCTGAATCCCTATGCGGCGCAGCCCGAACGCCGGCCGGAGGGATACGGCACGCACCGGATGCGGCCGGGCGGCTGGTTCGAGACGAAGCCCCTGCGCGTGTGGCTGAACCCCGCGCACGGTGACGAGCTGCGCGCGCTCTCCGAGGCGTACGAGCTGGTCTGGGCGACCACCTGGAAGGGCGAGGCCAACGACTGGATCGGGCCCCATCTCGGGCTGCCCGAGCTGCCGTTCGTCGACTGGCCCCAGATGCACGGAAAGGCCCCTCGCGGGACCTTCTGGAAGACGCGGTACATCCTGGAGTACGCGGCCGGGCGGCCGTTCGCCTGGGTCGACGACGACATCACCCCGTACGACCACGAGTACGTGGACCAACACCACCTCGCCGCCGCCCTGTTGCTGCACGTCGACCCCCGACTCGGACTGCTCCGGCCGGACTTCGACGCGCTCGCGGACTGGGCGGCGGCGCTGTAG
- a CDS encoding TetR/AcrR family transcriptional regulator, which yields MSVDRTQVLRAAAALLSRKSTATMDEVARAAGIGRATLHRHFAGRDALVRALEEMGIQEFEAALDAANLHEGPADEALRRLIAESEPCAQLLAFLVTENQLFEGDQVNEGWARLDARVSALFRRGQEEGTFRIDLSPAWLTEALYGLIGTCAWSVMDGRVAAKDFQYMITELLLGGARRSVEK from the coding sequence ATGTCAGTCGACCGCACCCAGGTGCTCCGCGCCGCCGCCGCCCTGCTCTCCCGGAAATCGACCGCCACCATGGACGAGGTCGCCCGGGCCGCCGGCATCGGCCGCGCCACCCTGCACCGGCACTTCGCCGGGCGGGACGCGCTGGTCAGGGCGCTGGAGGAGATGGGCATCCAGGAGTTCGAGGCCGCTCTCGACGCCGCGAACCTCCACGAGGGTCCGGCCGACGAAGCGCTGCGCCGGCTCATCGCCGAATCCGAGCCCTGCGCGCAGCTGCTGGCCTTTCTCGTCACCGAGAACCAGCTCTTCGAGGGCGACCAGGTCAACGAGGGCTGGGCCCGGCTCGACGCCAGGGTCAGTGCCCTCTTCCGGCGCGGCCAGGAAGAGGGCACCTTCCGGATCGACCTGAGCCCCGCCTGGCTCACCGAGGCCCTCTACGGCCTCATCGGCACCTGCGCCTGGTCCGTCATGGACGGCCGGGTCGCGGCCAAGGACTTCCAGTACATGATCACCGAGCTGCTGCTCGGTGGCGCACGACGGAGCGTGGAGAAATGA
- a CDS encoding MFS transporter: MSGTQQLSPTTGTEVKSSGRWLALSVLVLAVLLVAVDATVLGLATPSLSEDLKPSGTQLLWIGDIYSFVIAGLLVSMGSLGDRIGRKKLLLTGATAFGAVSVLNAYATSPEMMIVARALLGVAGATLMPSTLALIRNIFHDPKERSLAIGIWGATASAGAAIGPVVGGALLQHFYWGSVFLINLPVMAVLVLVGIKLLPESKNPVAGPWDLVSVGLSLVGVIGVVYAVKEVASHGLTPDVGVAAVIGAACLYAFVRRQYALTAPLLDMRLFRHRGFSGAVLADLLTVFGLSGLVFFLSQFLQLVQGREPLEAGLAELPAAVGAVVTGLVAGRYARRYSVRGIVAGGLAAIGLALGVITLVHKETGYPLLGAALLVVGLGAGFSFTVTADVILSSVPKEQAGSASAVSETAYELGAALGIALLGSIVTGVYQGFTTPAGVPSGAAAAAHESLGGAVEASAGLAPDTATALVSAAQEAFVDGLRIAAGVGAVVLLATAAAAWFLLKGQKLEDGLEHP, encoded by the coding sequence ATGAGTGGCACCCAGCAGTTGAGCCCGACGACGGGGACGGAGGTGAAGAGCTCCGGCCGCTGGCTCGCGCTCTCGGTCCTGGTCCTGGCCGTCCTGCTGGTCGCGGTGGACGCCACCGTTCTCGGTCTCGCCACGCCCTCGCTCAGCGAGGACCTCAAGCCCTCCGGTACGCAGCTGCTGTGGATCGGCGACATCTACTCCTTCGTGATCGCCGGTCTTCTCGTCTCCATGGGCTCCCTCGGCGACCGGATCGGCCGCAAGAAGCTGCTCCTGACCGGTGCGACCGCCTTCGGCGCCGTCTCGGTGCTCAACGCGTACGCCACCAGCCCCGAGATGATGATCGTGGCCCGCGCGCTCCTCGGTGTCGCCGGTGCGACGCTGATGCCGTCGACCCTGGCGCTGATCCGGAACATCTTCCACGACCCCAAGGAGCGCAGCCTCGCCATCGGCATCTGGGGCGCCACCGCCTCGGCCGGCGCCGCCATCGGCCCGGTCGTCGGCGGCGCGCTGCTCCAGCACTTCTACTGGGGCTCGGTCTTCCTCATCAACCTGCCGGTCATGGCCGTCCTGGTCCTCGTCGGCATCAAGCTGCTGCCCGAGTCCAAGAACCCGGTCGCGGGCCCCTGGGACCTCGTCAGCGTCGGCCTCTCGCTCGTCGGTGTCATCGGCGTCGTCTACGCGGTGAAGGAGGTCGCCTCCCACGGCCTCACCCCGGACGTCGGCGTGGCCGCCGTCATCGGCGCCGCCTGCCTCTACGCCTTCGTCCGGCGTCAGTACGCCCTGACGGCGCCGCTGCTCGACATGCGCCTCTTCCGGCACCGCGGTTTCTCGGGCGCGGTCCTCGCCGACCTGCTCACCGTCTTCGGACTGTCCGGACTGGTCTTCTTCCTCTCCCAGTTCCTGCAGCTGGTCCAGGGGCGCGAGCCGCTGGAGGCCGGACTCGCCGAACTGCCCGCCGCCGTCGGCGCGGTGGTGACCGGTCTCGTCGCGGGCAGGTACGCCCGGCGGTACTCGGTACGGGGCATCGTGGCCGGTGGCCTCGCCGCGATCGGACTCGCGCTCGGCGTCATCACCCTGGTCCACAAGGAGACCGGCTACCCGCTGCTCGGCGCGGCCCTGCTCGTCGTCGGCCTCGGCGCCGGGTTCTCCTTCACCGTCACCGCCGACGTGATCCTCTCCAGCGTGCCCAAGGAGCAGGCGGGTTCGGCCTCCGCCGTCTCCGAGACCGCATACGAACTGGGCGCGGCGCTCGGTATCGCGCTCCTCGGCTCGATCGTGACCGGCGTCTACCAGGGCTTCACGACCCCCGCGGGCGTCCCCTCGGGCGCGGCGGCGGCCGCCCACGAGTCGCTCGGCGGTGCGGTCGAGGCCTCCGCGGGCCTCGCGCCCGACACGGCGACCGCCCTGGTCTCCGCCGCCCAGGAGGCCTTCGTCGACGGCCTGCGCATCGCGGCGGGCGTCGGTGCGGTGGTCCTCCTCGCGACGGCGGCCGCGGCCTGGTTCCTGCTGAAGGGCCAGAAGCTGGAGGACGGGCTGGAGCATCCGTAA
- a CDS encoding lysophospholipid acyltransferase family protein, whose product MSRLALIKAVLGPILRLMFRPRVEGAENIPGTGPVILAGNHLTFIDSMIMPICTDRPVFFIGKDEYVTGKGVKGRLMAWFFTSVGMIPVDRDGGRGGVAALMTGRRVLEEGKIFSIYPEGTRSPDGRLYRGRTGIARLTLMTGAPVVPFAMIGTDKIQPGGAGLPRPGRVTVRFGKPMEFSRYEGMDRDRYVLRAVTDSVMAEVMRLSGQEYVDMYATKAKAA is encoded by the coding sequence TTGTCCCGTCTCGCACTCATCAAGGCAGTGCTCGGACCGATCCTGCGCCTGATGTTCCGCCCACGTGTGGAGGGGGCCGAGAACATCCCGGGGACGGGTCCGGTGATCCTCGCGGGCAACCACCTCACCTTCATCGACTCGATGATCATGCCGATCTGCACGGACCGCCCGGTCTTCTTCATCGGCAAGGACGAGTACGTGACGGGCAAGGGCGTCAAGGGCCGGCTGATGGCCTGGTTCTTCACCAGCGTGGGCATGATCCCGGTGGACCGCGACGGCGGCCGCGGCGGTGTCGCGGCGCTGATGACGGGCCGCCGGGTGCTGGAGGAGGGCAAGATCTTCTCCATCTACCCGGAGGGCACCCGCTCCCCCGACGGCCGGCTGTACCGGGGCCGTACCGGCATCGCGCGCCTCACGCTGATGACCGGCGCGCCGGTGGTGCCGTTCGCGATGATCGGTACCGACAAGATCCAGCCGGGTGGGGCGGGTCTGCCCCGGCCGGGCCGGGTGACGGTCCGCTTCGGCAAGCCGATGGAGTTCTCGCGGTACGAGGGCATGGACCGGGACCGCTATGTGCTGCGCGCGGTGACGGACTCGGTGATGGCCGAGGTCATGCGGCTCTCGGGCCAGGAGTACGTGGACATGTACGCCACCAAGGCCAAGGCGGCGTAG
- a CDS encoding glycerophosphodiester phosphodiesterase, which yields MTQGEHRSPARRTVLGAAGVAVLGASAGLTAGTAQAADGGVRHHGFRSLPVPTVIAHRGASGYRPEHTLGSYQLALDLGAHVIEQDLVPTKDGHLVCRHENDITGTTDVADHPGFASRRTTKSVDGVSQTGWFTEDFTLAELKTLRAKERIPGTRQENTLYDGRWQIPTFEEVLRWAEQEGRRRGHEVWLHVETKHPTYFRSLGLGLEERLAKLLRRYGRHRADSAVFLQSFEPSSIQRLAKLVNSPRVVLLSGASSRPWDFVQAGDPRTVADLVTPEGLRWIASYAQGIGPTLDLVVPRDASGRLGTPTTLVRDAHAQGLILHPYTQRNENSFLPADFRRGTDPTAYGDAFGALKTYLSTGIDGIFTDNPDTALLAAADL from the coding sequence ATGACACAGGGTGAGCACCGGAGCCCGGCCCGGCGGACGGTCCTCGGGGCGGCGGGCGTGGCCGTACTGGGCGCCTCGGCGGGCCTGACCGCGGGCACCGCGCAGGCCGCCGACGGCGGTGTGCGCCACCACGGCTTCCGCTCCCTCCCCGTCCCCACCGTCATCGCCCACCGCGGCGCCAGCGGCTACCGCCCCGAGCACACCCTCGGCTCCTACCAGCTCGCCCTCGACCTCGGCGCCCATGTGATCGAGCAGGACCTCGTCCCCACCAAGGACGGCCACCTGGTCTGCCGCCACGAGAACGACATCACCGGCACGACGGACGTCGCCGACCACCCCGGGTTCGCCTCCCGCCGGACCACCAAGTCCGTCGACGGCGTGTCCCAGACCGGATGGTTCACCGAGGACTTCACCCTCGCCGAGCTCAAGACCCTGCGCGCCAAGGAGCGCATCCCCGGCACCCGCCAGGAGAACACCCTCTACGACGGCCGCTGGCAGATCCCCACCTTCGAAGAGGTGCTGCGCTGGGCCGAGCAGGAGGGCCGGCGCCGGGGCCACGAGGTCTGGCTGCACGTCGAGACCAAGCACCCCACCTACTTCCGCTCGCTCGGCCTCGGCCTGGAGGAGCGGCTCGCCAAGCTGCTGCGCCGGTACGGGCGTCACCGCGCCGACTCCGCGGTCTTCCTGCAGTCCTTCGAGCCGAGCAGCATCCAGCGCCTGGCGAAGCTGGTGAACTCCCCGCGCGTGGTCCTGCTCTCCGGCGCGAGCAGCCGCCCCTGGGACTTCGTCCAGGCGGGCGACCCGCGCACCGTCGCCGACCTGGTCACCCCCGAGGGCCTGCGCTGGATCGCCTCGTACGCGCAGGGCATCGGCCCCACCCTGGACCTGGTCGTCCCGCGCGACGCGAGCGGCCGCCTCGGCACCCCGACCACCCTGGTCCGCGACGCCCACGCGCAGGGCCTGATCCTCCACCCGTACACCCAGCGCAACGAGAACAGCTTCCTGCCGGCCGACTTCCGCCGCGGCACGGACCCGACGGCGTACGGAGACGCCTTCGGCGCGCTGAAGACGTACCTGTCGACGGGCATCGACGGCATCTTCACCGACAACCCGGACACGGCCCTCCTCGCGGCGGCCGATCTCTAG
- a CDS encoding sigma-70 family RNA polymerase sigma factor: MTLPDPHLLRTLAPLLAAESKAEAPAAGVDAGDLEQAVWLKLLERLQDEDAPTRPADWLRRAVRAEARRARRAALRERPYGAEEAVAPHDSPESSALIAERRRTVRAAVRRTPGHCPRLLTAMLDPADPTYREIAGELGISQGSLGPMRSRCLGCLRRMLAAEVPASTRRGRVRETDRWTR; the protein is encoded by the coding sequence ATGACCCTCCCCGACCCCCACCTCCTGCGCACCCTCGCCCCCCTCCTCGCCGCCGAGTCCAAAGCCGAGGCCCCCGCCGCCGGCGTCGACGCGGGGGACCTCGAACAGGCCGTCTGGCTCAAACTCCTCGAACGCCTCCAGGACGAGGACGCCCCCACCCGCCCCGCCGACTGGCTGCGCCGAGCCGTCCGCGCCGAGGCGCGCCGCGCCCGCCGTGCCGCGCTGCGCGAGCGCCCCTACGGCGCGGAGGAGGCCGTCGCCCCGCACGACTCGCCCGAGAGCTCGGCCCTCATCGCCGAACGCCGCCGCACCGTGCGGGCCGCCGTCCGCCGCACCCCCGGCCACTGCCCGCGCCTGCTCACCGCGATGCTCGACCCGGCCGACCCCACCTACCGGGAAATCGCAGGGGAGTTGGGTATCTCACAAGGCAGCCTGGGGCCGATGCGTTCCCGCTGCCTGGGATGCCTGCGCAGAATGCTGGCTGCAGAGGTTCCCGCGTCGACCCGGAGGGGAAGGGTGCGGGAGACCGACCGGTGGACCAGGTGA